In the genome of Eggerthella sp. YY7918, one region contains:
- a CDS encoding folylpolyglutamate synthase/dihydrofolate synthase family protein, with translation MSFDPIAYINEPRWMESRLGLDRIRELLDRLGRPQDRLKFVHVAGTNGKGSTCAYLASILQGAGLRTGLFTSPYIETFEERIRVDGANITHDELTDVTLLVREQAEAMADHPTEFELMTAVALTHFARRTCDIVVLEVGLGGRLDSTNVIGAPEVAVIARIGLDHTALLGTTLAAIAGEKAGIIKPGSSVVSWPQEPEAMAVVENVAKACGNPLAVPDFRQLSLQPVERRTAGERSMDTPNAASNVSRETFVRPFVYRDYDGLETNLLGSYQPANAALAIEAIAALRSRGWDIPDEALREGIARTQWPGRFEVVDVGSDRPTIVVDGGHNPQGARALVDSLADVFPDCKPVFVIGVLEDKDYPVMLETVLPHGSAFVCVTPDNPRALPAHKLARALRWTGQDLLGCSACVNPTVARDMDDALEKACELAGPEGLVCAFGSLYSVAAIKCSVRKRKG, from the coding sequence ATGTCGTTCGATCCCATTGCCTACATCAACGAGCCGCGGTGGATGGAATCGCGGCTGGGGCTTGATCGCATTCGTGAACTGCTCGATCGGTTGGGTCGACCGCAGGATCGCCTGAAATTCGTGCATGTTGCAGGGACGAACGGCAAGGGTTCTACGTGCGCTTATCTTGCGTCCATACTGCAAGGAGCAGGTTTGCGTACGGGGCTGTTTACGAGTCCTTACATCGAAACCTTCGAAGAACGCATCCGTGTGGACGGGGCGAACATCACGCATGACGAGCTGACCGACGTTACCCTGCTCGTGCGCGAGCAGGCTGAGGCTATGGCCGATCATCCCACGGAGTTCGAGCTGATGACGGCGGTGGCGCTGACTCACTTTGCGCGTCGGACCTGCGACATTGTGGTGCTTGAGGTGGGCTTGGGCGGCCGCTTGGACTCCACTAACGTTATCGGCGCTCCCGAGGTGGCTGTCATTGCACGCATCGGGCTTGATCACACGGCGCTGTTGGGAACGACGCTTGCGGCCATTGCGGGCGAGAAGGCGGGCATCATTAAGCCCGGGTCGTCGGTCGTGTCATGGCCGCAGGAGCCTGAGGCTATGGCAGTGGTTGAAAACGTGGCGAAAGCGTGCGGCAACCCGCTTGCTGTTCCCGATTTCAGGCAGCTGAGCTTGCAGCCTGTCGAACGACGGACGGCGGGGGAGCGCAGCATGGATACGCCAAACGCCGCGTCGAATGTTTCACGTGAAACATTCGTACGTCCTTTCGTCTATCGTGATTACGACGGTCTTGAAACAAACCTGCTCGGCAGTTACCAGCCCGCCAATGCGGCGCTTGCTATCGAAGCGATCGCGGCTCTTCGCAGTCGCGGGTGGGATATTCCCGATGAAGCCCTGCGCGAGGGAATTGCGCGCACGCAGTGGCCGGGGCGCTTCGAAGTGGTGGACGTTGGTTCGGACCGACCCACCATTGTGGTTGACGGTGGACACAACCCGCAGGGCGCTCGTGCACTTGTCGATTCGCTTGCCGATGTTTTTCCTGACTGCAAGCCCGTGTTTGTGATCGGTGTGCTTGAGGATAAAGACTATCCCGTCATGCTGGAAACCGTTTTGCCGCACGGCAGCGCCTTTGTGTGCGTGACGCCCGACAATCCACGGGCGCTTCCGGCGCATAAGCTCGCGCGTGCGCTTCGTTGGACGGGGCAGGATCTGCTGGGCTGCTCGGCGTGCGTGAACCCCACTGTGGCACGTGATATGGACGACGCGTTGGAAAAGGCGTGCGAGCTTGCCGGTCCGGAAGGGCTTGTGTGCGCGTTTGGCAGCCTCTACTCGGTTGCTGCCATAAAGTGCTCCGTTCGCAAGCGGAAGGGGTAA